The Chroococcidiopsis sp. TS-821 genome contains the following window.
GTTGTCAATCCTAGCTGATCGTGGAGATTGCGAATTTCGTTGCGCATTTCATCGCGCAAACTTGCATCCAAGTTAGACAGTGGTTCATCTAACAGCAAAATCTGTGGTTCCACAACGATCGCCCGCGCTAGCGCGACGCGCTGCTGCTGTCCTCCGGATAGTTCCGCGGGATAACGATTGGCAAATCTTCTTAAGTGGACAATTTCCAAGGCTCGATTCACGCGCGATCGCAGTTGTTCGCGTCCTACATGGCGCAACTCTAGTCCAAATGCTACATTTTCAAACACCGTTTTATGCGGCCAAATCGCGTAACTTTGAAAAATCATGGACATATTGCGCTTCTCTGGCGGTACAGTTTTTTGGGGAGAAGAAACAACGCGATCGCCTACAAAAATTCGTCCCTCATCGGGAAATACAAAACCTGCTAGCATCCGCAACGTCGTCGTTTTACCACACCCCGAAGGACCTAACAAAGCAATCAATTCGCCATCGGCTACATTCAAATTAATGTGGTCAACTGCGCAGCTATTCTGAAAGTATTTGGTTAAATTGTCGATTGTAATGCTTGCCATAGATTTAATTTGCGTGATTGTTTAGCCTTTTTCCAGCATGAAATCGCGTCCTAGGAACTTGTAAGCAATACCTATTGTGGTGAAGATAATTGCTAGCATCACGATTCCTAATGCGGCTACGCGTTCGTAGCTGCCTTCTGTTACCAATTGAAACAGGGCAGTGGAAATGACTTGCGTGTTATTCGTATAGAGTAAAATCGCACAACTAAGTTCGCGTACCGACAAGATAAATACAAGCAGCCAGCCGCTGATTAAGCCGCGCTGTACCAAAGGCACAGTAATTTTGTGGACTGTTGTCGCCTGCGTTGCGCCCAGGTTACGCGCCGCGAGTTCCAACTCAGGATTGATGCTCGTGAAAATGTTACCAGCATTAGAAAAAGCGATCGGTAAAAATCGCGTTGTAAAAGCAACAATCAAAATTGCTGCTGAGCCGTACAGTACAAGAGGTGGACGCGAGTAAGCCGAAAAAATTCCCACAGCAATTACAATTCCAGGAATTGCTAAAGGTAGCATGGGAAGAAAGCCTAATACCTGATAAAACCGTACCAGTTTGCGATTAACGATGTAAGCGATCGCAATTCCAACTAACATCGCAAACGTCGCTGCACCAGCAGCATAAATGAGCGTATTTTGAATCGCGACTGAAGTAAAAGGCTGCTTGAACAATACGTCTTCAAACCAGGCAAGTGTCAAGTTAGAAGCATCCAGCGGGCGTCCCCAAGACTTTGATAGCGCTGTACGTAATAGAACGTAAACTGGCAAAAACAGCGATAGCGTCGCAACAAGGAAGCAGAAAGCTAGAAAAATCCATTTCCAGTATCCCAAATCAATAAGGCGTTTTCGTCCAGCTTTTCCCGTTAGCGTAGTGTAGCCCTTGCGCGCTAGCAGACGACGTTGCAATAACAGCAACGCTGCGGTGAGAACAACCAAACATATCGAAAAAGCAGAAGCTAGTTCAACGTTAGAAGGATACTGAAACTGCTGCCAGATTTCGGTTGTTACGATATTAATTCGCGCTGGAATCAGTATTAAGGTAGGAGAACCAAACAGTGCGATCGCTTCTAAAAAGGACAAAATGAAGCCGGAAATAATTGCCGGTAATACGAGTGGTAAAGTAATGCGAAATGTTGTTGCAAATGTGCCTGCGCCTAAGACTGTCGCCGCATCCTCTAATTCTGAGGAGACAAACTCCAGCGCCGAACTCACCATCAAAAATACATATTGAAAGCTGTAGATTCCCACTACAAAGATTGCGCCCAACATTGTATAAACATCGAGCGGTCCTTTTTCTGTGCCAGTCAATTCAACAAAAACCCGATTCAGCCAACCTGATGTTGGTGCAGCAAGCAGAATCCACGCAATTCCACCCAAAAAGGTAGGCATCGAAAATGCCCCCAACAACAAAATCCGCACAAGTCCTCGTAACGGCATATTTGTCCGAGTCGTCGCCCAAGCGAGAGGAACTCCAATCAAAATACTGAGAACTCCTGTTCCTGTTGCTAGTATCAACGAGTTAAGCGCTGCCTCGCGAAAGCGCGGGTTTGTCAAAACTTCAACGTAATTGCTGAGAGTAAACCCACCTTCATTGACTTGCATTAAGCTACGCAAGACTAACCAATAACTTGGTAAACCAATCAGCAATAGCAAAATTAGAATAAATCCAATCCAAAAAACGAAAGAAAAGTCATATTTCCCAAACCAACGATTTAAGAACCGCTGCGGGCTAACAATGAATCTTGCGATACCAGTTTGAGTCGTCAAAATTTTTCCTCCGTTGCTTCAAGCGCCAAACTCGTTACGCCATTTCCTAATAACTTCAGGGATATCGCGTTGAATTTCCGCTGCTGTAGGAACTGTAGCTTGCATATCTTTAAGTGTTTTCGCGCCAGGAATAGAAACACCAGCTATGAGCGGTTGCTCGTAAT
Protein-coding sequences here:
- a CDS encoding ABC transporter ATP-binding protein is translated as MASITIDNLTKYFQNSCAVDHINLNVADGELIALLGPSGCGKTTTLRMLAGFVFPDEGRIFVGDRVVSSPQKTVPPEKRNMSMIFQSYAIWPHKTVFENVAFGLELRHVGREQLRSRVNRALEIVHLRRFANRYPAELSGGQQQRVALARAIVVEPQILLLDEPLSNLDASLRDEMRNEIRNLHDQLGLTTVYVTHDQGEALVLADRIVVMYEGTIQQVGTPEEIYESPATEFVARFIGRCNVLPGTLLASGQVDVGGVFITAKNFAPGVYPGHAVALSVRPHSIIMNPIYCPTDNPEMNCFSAWVEHHNYYGEFRDYTVRLDNSDIVLSVVTSPHVRHQIGEQMYLAIPAECCRVVPQSATTQVAEAIATAAAVS
- a CDS encoding iron ABC transporter permease → MTTQTGIARFIVSPQRFLNRWFGKYDFSFVFWIGFILILLLLIGLPSYWLVLRSLMQVNEGGFTLSNYVEVLTNPRFREAALNSLILATGTGVLSILIGVPLAWATTRTNMPLRGLVRILLLGAFSMPTFLGGIAWILLAAPTSGWLNRVFVELTGTEKGPLDVYTMLGAIFVVGIYSFQYVFLMVSSALEFVSSELEDAATVLGAGTFATTFRITLPLVLPAIISGFILSFLEAIALFGSPTLILIPARINIVTTEIWQQFQYPSNVELASAFSICLVVLTAALLLLQRRLLARKGYTTLTGKAGRKRLIDLGYWKWIFLAFCFLVATLSLFLPVYVLLRTALSKSWGRPLDASNLTLAWFEDVLFKQPFTSVAIQNTLIYAAGAATFAMLVGIAIAYIVNRKLVRFYQVLGFLPMLPLAIPGIVIAVGIFSAYSRPPLVLYGSAAILIVAFTTRFLPIAFSNAGNIFTSINPELELAARNLGATQATTVHKITVPLVQRGLISGWLLVFILSVRELSCAILLYTNNTQVISTALFQLVTEGSYERVAALGIVMLAIIFTTIGIAYKFLGRDFMLEKG